TTATCCACCACGTTTTTGATATAGCTTTTTATTTCGCTGTCGCTTAACTTTGACCACTTAGTATCGTAACTGTCCAGGTTAACCTCAATTTTAACGGTTACATCATCTTCGTCACCGTCTAGTCTGATTTCATCAATTTTTACATTTTCCAAATAATCATAATCCGAAAACAGGTCGTCTTCCAAATCCCCAAGATCAGTGTTATTCTGTTTCTTGAGCGTATCAATCTCAGCCTGCATACTTTGAATTGTGCTGTTCTTCTGCGTTAACTGCGCTGTGAGGTCCTGGATTGTTTTGTCCTTCTGAGCCAATAACGAGCTGTCCGCTTCGGAATCAGTCTTGCCGGTTATTTTGACCGTCTTAAGCTTACTGTCCCAGTCAACCTTTAAATTTAACGCTTCAGCCACTATTCTGATAGGAACGAAAGTCCTTCCTTTATAAACAACCGGCGACTCGCTCGCTGCCGTGTTTATGGTTTTACCGTTTACAATCAGTTTGACAACCTGGCTGATATTAGTCTGACCAGTCGATGCAGCTTCCGCAGTCAAAGTAACCAACAGTAACACACACAGTATCAGCAACACTGCAACAATTTTCTTCTTCATAGTTTTCAACTCCTTGCAGGAATAATAAGTAATTCCACAACAAGAGGCGAAAACCCTTTACTTTAGTCTAAAAAAGTCGTCTTTCATAAAATCCGGACGAAATAAAAAAGCCGGCCTTTATAGCCGGCAGTGGTCAACTTTCCCTGTCTTATTAATATGCGTATGTGTTTTTATACGGCCTTTTGGAAAGCGGCGTGATTTTCCGGAAACTTCCCTGGAGGATTTCTTCCGCATTTAATCCGAATCGCTGTGCAAATTCTCCTGTATACCGCCGGATAATTTCCAGGTCCCGGTTATCCGTCTCATAAATTCCAACGTCTTTCCCAAGCTGGTTCCTCTGCATGCTTCCTCTTACATACATTACACCGCCGTGCATCCCGGTTCCTACATAGCCGGCATTATGGTTTTTGCCATCCTCCAGGCCGAGCCCCAGTAAAAGCACTATCCCGCCCGCCATGTACTCCCCGAAAAAGTCCTGCGCTGTTCCGCCAACCACAAGCACCGGAATTTTATCTTTGTATTCCTTCATGTGAATTGCAGCTCTATAACCAACATTATTCCTGATGAAAATCTTTCCGCCCCGCATCGACATGGCCACAACATCTCCGGCCTTGCCATGAACAATTATCTCTCCCTCGTTCATCGTATTGCCGACGCCATCCTGGGCATTGCCGTAAACAGTGATGCGCTGACCGTTCAGAAATGCCCCCAGGTCGTTACCGGGAGTTCCGTGTATGTCAAGTTCAACCCCACAGCCGGAGAATATGCCGAGCCTGGTGCCAAGATACCTGTGCCCGAAAACGTTGTTAATGGTAATCTCCCGCGCTCCCTTTGAAACTACCTCCCTGAGCAGGTCGTTCAATTCTTTGTGCTTCAGGCTCAAAGCGTCTATCCGGACCTGAGAGCCGCTGGCGGTAACATACTCACCAAGCTCACTTACAGGCCTGTTCCCTTCCAGGAACATTTCACGCAAGCCGGACTTCAAGTTTAACGCCATAAGTTATCACTCCCCCGCTCCTTTTACTCCCAGAACATCCAGTTCCCAGCCTTCCAGCCCGACACCGCGGAGGTGATCCCTGTTGCCCCTTATACTCTCTATTGCATTTATACCCATACCGCCAAGCATTTCCTTTATCTCGCGCTCCCAGCTCCTTAGCAGATTAACCAGCTTGGCGCTGACAATTTCAGGGTTAAGCCTCTTGGAAAGGTAAGGATCCTGTGTGCAGATTCCCCAGGAGCATTTCCCTGTATAGCATTTCTGGCAAAGCGTGCAGCCCATGGCGACCAGCGCCGCGGTGCCGATATATACTGCATCCGCTCCCAGCGCAATGGCCTTGAGGATATCCCCGCTGCACCTGAACCCGCCGGCCGCGATAACCGAACATTTATTCCTGATTCCTTCGTCACGAAGTCTTTTATCAACAGCCGCCAAGGCAAGCTCAATGGGGATTCCTATATTATCCCTGATTATTTTGGGCGCCGACCCCGTTCCGCCTCTTATACCGTCGATGGCGACGATATCCGCGCCGGCCCTGACTATTCCGGAGGCGATGGCTGCAACATGGTGTACTGCGGCAATCTTAACAGAAATAGGTTTTGTATAGTTGGTAGCCTCTTTTAAAGCGTAGATCAGCATTGAGAGATCCTCAATTGAATAAATATCATGCTGCGGCGCCGGGGAAATAGCGTCCGTCCCCTCCGGAATCATTCTGTTCCTGGCCACGTTAAACGACACCTTCTCGCCGGGAAGATGCCCGCCGATACCAGGCTTGGCGCCCTGTCCAATCTTGATCTCAACTATTGACGCACAATTCAAGTATTCCGAATCAACGCCAAATCTTCCGCTGGCGCATTGCACCACAGTGTTCCCGCCGTATTCACCCCTCATTTCAAGGGGCATCCCGCCTTCACCCGTGTTAAAAAGAGTCCCGACTTCTTTGGCTGCCATGGCCAGCGATTTAAAGGCCTGGTAACTGATCGCCCCGTAGGACATGGCTGAAAAAGCCACCGGAATTTCAATCATCTTGTTGGGATTCAATTCGCTCTTTATTTCAATGCCTTCTTCATTCATGGCAATTTCAAGCGTATCGTGCTTCTTCCCCAGAAAAGTTCTTAGTTCCATGGGTTCCCTCAGCGGGTCGATCGAAGGGTTGGTCACCTGCGAAGCATTTAAGACAAGGTGATCCCAGTAGACCTTGTACGGCTTGTCGTTTCCGCTCCCGGTCAGGATTATGCCGCCGGTTTCAGCCTGCTTTTTCAAGTCCTGGAACTTTTCCTTAGTCCAGTTGTAATTAGTCTTGTACTGCGAAGGATGAGGCTGGATACAAAGAGCGCCTGTCGGGCAGAAAACAGCGCACCTCTGGCAGCCGGCGCAAACCTCCT
The nucleotide sequence above comes from Desulfotomaculum sp.. Encoded proteins:
- a CDS encoding FMN-binding glutamate synthase family protein gives rise to the protein MYSYLLPEFTIERKTDRCIKCRVCERQCPFGGHKYDPDFDAMSSNEEVCAGCQRCAVFCPTGALCIQPHPSQYKTNYNWTKEKFQDLKKQAETGGIILTGSGNDKPYKVYWDHLVLNASQVTNPSIDPLREPMELRTFLGKKHDTLEIAMNEEGIEIKSELNPNKMIEIPVAFSAMSYGAISYQAFKSLAMAAKEVGTLFNTGEGGMPLEMRGEYGGNTVVQCASGRFGVDSEYLNCASIVEIKIGQGAKPGIGGHLPGEKVSFNVARNRMIPEGTDAISPAPQHDIYSIEDLSMLIYALKEATNYTKPISVKIAAVHHVAAIASGIVRAGADIVAIDGIRGGTGSAPKIIRDNIGIPIELALAAVDKRLRDEGIRNKCSVIAAGGFRCSGDILKAIALGADAVYIGTAALVAMGCTLCQKCYTGKCSWGICTQDPYLSKRLNPEIVSAKLVNLLRSWEREIKEMLGGMGINAIESIRGNRDHLRGVGLEGWELDVLGVKGAGE